In Thermodesulfobacteriota bacterium, the sequence AAAATCAGGAGCATCTGCAGCGGAGAAATCTTGAAAATTAAGGTTGCTGTTCATGGCAAGAAACTGCTGTAAATCGTTAGTGGTTGCGATTTGAGCCTGGGAATTAGAGTATGAAACAAAGAAGGCTAATATGAATGCCATGGAAAAAAATAATAGAATCTTAGTTCTTCTAATCATTGTATCCTCCATAGGAATAAATAATTTAACGCCATTATATCATATAAGAATGTTTAAAACAATTGATTAATATTAATGCTTTATGATTGTATTTGTGACCATCATAGAATAGAATTTGCGTATCAAATTGAATCTTAAGGAATCTAGTTGATGCCCATATACGGACCAGATTTAGACGACCCAATACCAATAACTAACTTACTCAAGCGAGGGCTTGAGAGTAAGCCTGATGACACTGCTTTAGTGTCACTTGATACAACTCTCACTTGGCGTGAGCTTGATGAATCGACCACTAGACTTGCAGCCGGATATCTTGCCCACGGGCTTGTGCCAGGGGATAGGATAGCTTCACTCATGCCGAACAGAGTTTCTTTGCTTGTGCATTATATTGCTTGCTTTAAAGCTGGTTTGGTAATTGTGCCCCTTAATTATAGATACATGTCACCAGAGATAGATCATGCGCTTGAAGTTAGCGGCGCAAAAGCTCTTTTGGCCCATGCAGAGAGAAACGAGGATATTGCAGCATCTGATCTTGCCCCTGAACTGCCGCTAGGAATAATTACCCACAGTTCAAAGGAAGAGGAGCTGCAAACTTTAGAGAAGCTTCTAGAGAGCGATCCAACTGACACCCATATACCTACTCCTGAGCCTAGCAGTAATGCCGCAATATTTTTTACCTCTGGCAGCACTGGGCCAGCCAAGGGCGTTACTCACACTCATGAATCCCTTAAATGGATGTTTGCTAGTGCTGCCCAAGCATTTGAATTCACGGACAAAGATACTCTTTTGCCCGGATCTTCAATCTCACATTTAGGAGGGTTTTTATTCTCATTAGCAGCACTATCAATAGGTGCCAGAGTCTTAGTTGCCAGAAGATATGATCCAGACGAAATTATTCCAATTCTTCGTACATATAAACCTACAGTTCTCTGCATGATTCCTGCAGCATTGTTTAAGGTAATCAGGGATCACGGAGCAACAAGAGAAGACTTCTCGTCGCTTAGAATGTGCAGAGCTGGAGCAGACACAGTACCGCTTGAACTAGAGAAGGAATATATAGATCTAACTGGACATCCCATAGATGAAGGATACGGATCAAGTGAGATGGGGCTCGCGACATTAAACCCGCCCTCTGGATTAATCAAGATCGGCTCTATTGGTTTGCCTGTTCCTGGATTTACATTTGCACTTAAGGATGATCAAGGCAATGAGGTGAAAGCCGGAGTTGAGGCGAATGCATGGGTAAGATCAAACAGTCTTATGTCTGGTTACTGGGACAACCCAGAGTCTTCTGCCGAAGTTCTTCTGGACGGTTGGTTTGATACAGGGGATGTTCTTAAGGCGGACGAAGACGGCTATTTGCACTTTGTTAGCCGTAAAAAGCAAATTATTGTGCATGATGGATCTAATATAAGTCCGGTTGAGGTAGAGGAGTCCCTCTTAGAGCA encodes:
- a CDS encoding class I adenylate-forming enzyme family protein, translating into MPIYGPDLDDPIPITNLLKRGLESKPDDTALVSLDTTLTWRELDESTTRLAAGYLAHGLVPGDRIASLMPNRVSLLVHYIACFKAGLVIVPLNYRYMSPEIDHALEVSGAKALLAHAERNEDIAASDLAPELPLGIITHSSKEEELQTLEKLLESDPTDTHIPTPEPSSNAAIFFTSGSTGPAKGVTHTHESLKWMFASAAQAFEFTDKDTLLPGSSISHLGGFLFSLAALSIGARVLVARRYDPDEIIPILRTYKPTVLCMIPAALFKVIRDHGATREDFSSLRMCRAGADTVPLELEKEYIDLTGHPIDEGYGSSEMGLATLNPPSGLIKIGSIGLPVPGFTFALKDDQGNEVKAGVEANAWVRSNSLMSGYWDNPESSAEVLLDGWFDTGDVLKADEDGYLHFVSRKKQIIVHDGSNISPVEVEESLLE